Within the Sandaracinaceae bacterium genome, the region CCGCGGCCTCCACCTCGACCGGGGCGTGGGGATCCTCCGCATAGCTCAGGCGGTACCGCCCCACCTCCAGACGCTTCGTCACCAGCACGTACCCGTCGCGGTCCCAATACAGCACCCGCACCCGGTCACGCCTCTTCGAGAAGAACACGAACATCGAGCCCGACAACGGGTCCGCACCGAACGCGTGCCGCACCACGTTCGAGAGCCCGTCGATACCCTTGCGCCCGTCCACAGGCACCGTCGCCAGGTAGAGCCGCACCCCCGGTGGCAGCGTCAGCAACGTGACGCCCCGGCGCGCAGGGCGTGCACCACGTCCGCCAGCCGCGCCACCGGGAGATCCTCCCGCACCACCACCGACACCCCAAGGTGCTCCACCCGCAGGGTGCCGATGCTCGTCGCCGACGCCGCCGGCGTCGCGACCCGCACGAACGGCACCGCCGTGCCCCGCGCCTGCGGCGGCTTCGGGGACGGTGTCGACAATGGCGGCGAGCTCGTGTCGACCTGCTGCTTCGACCACCGATGGAGCCGCTGCGCAGACACCCCCTCCTGCGCCGC harbors:
- a CDS encoding transposase, which produces MSKQAGSQGRGSSGRGGWRRWTPEDGADAVARWRASGLTAKEFAAQEGVSAQRLHRWSKQQVDTSSPPLSTPSPKPPQARGTAVPFVRVATPAASATSIGTLRVEHLGVSVVVREDLPVARLADVVHALRAGASRC
- the tnpB gene encoding IS66 family insertion sequence element accessory protein TnpB — translated: MRLYLATVPVDGRKGIDGLSNVVRHAFGADPLSGSMFVFFSKRRDRVRVLYWDRDGYVLVTKRLEVGRYRLSYAEDPHAPVEVEAAELLLLLEGIDVSTAPRRRRWSPTPAGG